The Flavobacteriales bacterium genome has a window encoding:
- a CDS encoding DoxX family membrane protein, protein MKLITDIARYFVGVLFIFSGIVKANDPLGFSYKLEEYFEEFAKLGEYVGFLEPFFHFCHEYALPQAIFIVILEVVLGVAILVRFRTRLVAWLLLLLITFFTILTFSSAYFGIVKTCGCFGDAIPLTAWESFYKDVILSVLIIIIFVRQKQISISETGVNDFVLAAIGSLVMLKLSYDLEWFFPFWFVTITFTVFFLVRLVDHIKAPMITTGLATLAMSFFTFYTYSYLPVKDFRAYASGKSITEQMQGIPDKLKYYYKLRDKETGQEKEFEKFPENYQERYEYVDSRTEVLEKGIEPKIMDFSIMTAEGEDLTEDFLESEHFTFLLISNDLTKAVEQPQKRINELAHALQERGYRFVGLTASTPETAVEFAQRNGNPFNYLFCDQIVLKTIIRSNPGLMLIKDGKIYGKWHYNDLPELQVLELEYLNQP, encoded by the coding sequence ATGAAACTCATAACAGACATAGCGCGGTATTTCGTTGGGGTGCTTTTCATTTTCTCTGGAATTGTAAAAGCCAACGACCCGCTCGGTTTCAGCTACAAGCTGGAAGAGTATTTCGAGGAGTTCGCCAAGCTGGGCGAGTATGTTGGATTCTTGGAGCCGTTCTTCCATTTCTGTCACGAATACGCGCTGCCGCAGGCCATTTTCATTGTCATATTGGAAGTGGTTCTGGGCGTTGCCATTCTGGTTCGGTTCCGCACGCGATTGGTAGCTTGGTTGCTATTGTTGCTCATCACGTTCTTCACCATTCTCACGTTCTCATCCGCCTATTTCGGCATTGTGAAAACCTGCGGATGTTTCGGTGATGCCATTCCGCTTACCGCTTGGGAAAGCTTCTACAAGGATGTGATCCTATCGGTTCTCATCATCATCATTTTCGTTCGGCAGAAACAGATCAGTATTTCTGAAACAGGCGTGAACGATTTTGTGCTTGCAGCTATCGGTTCGTTGGTCATGCTTAAACTCTCGTACGATCTCGAGTGGTTCTTCCCGTTCTGGTTCGTAACCATCACGTTTACGGTGTTTTTCTTGGTGCGATTGGTGGATCATATCAAAGCACCGATGATCACAACCGGCCTGGCCACGCTTGCCATGAGTTTCTTCACGTTCTACACCTATAGTTATCTGCCGGTGAAGGATTTCCGTGCCTACGCCTCAGGAAAGAGCATCACAGAGCAGATGCAGGGCATTCCTGACAAATTGAAATACTATTATAAGCTGCGCGATAAGGAAACGGGGCAGGAGAAGGAGTTCGAGAAATTCCCAGAGAATTATCAGGAGCGGTACGAATACGTGGATTCTCGCACGGAAGTGCTGGAGAAAGGAATTGAACCGAAGATCATGGATTTCTCCATTATGACTGCCGAAGGAGAAGACCTGACGGAAGATTTCCTCGAAAGCGAGCACTTCACATTCCTGCTGATCTCGAACGACCTGACCAAAGCAGTTGAGCAGCCGCAGAAGCGCATTAACGAACTTGCCCATGCCTTGCAGGAGCGTGGTTATCGATTCGTTGGATTGACAGCCAGTACGCCTGAAACGGCTGTTGAATTTGCGCAGCGCAACGGCAACCCGTTCAATTATCTGTTCTGCGATCAGATCGTGCTGAAGACCATCATCCGTTCCAATCCGGGATTGATGCTGATCAAAGACGGCAAGATCTACGGAAAGTGGCACTACAATGATCTGCCCGAACTGCAGGTGTTGGAGTTGGAATACCTGAATCAGCCTTAA
- a CDS encoding ABC transporter permease subunit, which produces MLGQRADQSEVEMIRKDLGLDLPLFTQYLVYLNDLSPVAFYNTKNAESPYFYEPTEHSSSKTIWSGDESVAVLKPPYLRRSYQSQQTVAAIVAEALPGTAVLAVTAITIATILGILFGIIGALYKNRWPDKLLMVFSIFGMSLPSFVAAILIMWVFAYLLGNITGLEVTGSLYEIDEFEGKKLVLKNLILPAITLGVRPLAVFMQLTRNSMLEVLSMDYVRTATAKGLAFKTVVLKHALRNALNPVITAISGWLASLLAGAVFVEIVFGWKGLGRIMLNALNTYDLPVVIGCIIFVAVIFVVINMLVDILYGIFDPRVSIT; this is translated from the coding sequence ATGCTCGGTCAGCGTGCCGATCAATCGGAGGTGGAGATGATTCGCAAAGACCTCGGTTTGGATCTTCCGCTTTTCACGCAGTATCTGGTCTATCTCAACGACCTTTCGCCTGTGGCGTTTTACAACACGAAAAATGCTGAAAGCCCGTACTTCTACGAACCCACCGAGCACTCATCCAGCAAAACCATTTGGTCGGGAGATGAATCGGTGGCGGTGCTGAAACCACCTTATCTGAGACGTTCCTATCAATCGCAGCAGACCGTTGCGGCCATTGTGGCCGAGGCATTGCCGGGAACGGCCGTTCTTGCGGTCACCGCCATTACAATTGCAACCATTCTGGGCATTCTTTTCGGAATCATCGGGGCACTCTACAAAAACCGCTGGCCAGATAAGTTGCTGATGGTCTTTTCCATTTTTGGGATGAGTCTGCCATCGTTCGTGGCGGCCATTCTTATCATGTGGGTCTTTGCCTATTTGCTGGGCAACATCACGGGGTTGGAAGTTACGGGAAGTCTGTACGAGATAGATGAGTTTGAAGGCAAGAAACTCGTCCTCAAAAACCTGATTCTTCCTGCAATCACGCTTGGTGTCAGACCGCTGGCGGTTTTCATGCAACTCACACGCAATTCCATGCTCGAAGTGCTGTCTATGGATTATGTGAGGACGGCCACGGCCAAAGGGTTGGCGTTCAAAACCGTTGTGTTGAAACACGCGTTGCGGAATGCGCTCAATCCCGTCATCACCGCCATTTCAGGATGGCTGGCATCGTTGCTTGCAGGAGCAGTTTTTGTAGAAATTGTCTTCGGTTGGAAGGGTCTCGGTCGCATCATGCTCAACGCCCTCAACACGTACGATCTGCCTGTTGTCATAGGCTGCATCATTTTCGTTGCGGTCATCTTCGTGGTCATCAACATGCTCGTTGACATCCTCTATGGTATATTTGACCCGCGAGTGAGTATTACATGA
- a CDS encoding triose-phosphate isomerase, with translation MRKKIVAGNWKMNLTKNEGLLLVEGVVNGVNDSDAKVVLGVPFPFISDAVSGVDGSAISVAAQNCHQEEKGAFTGEVSVEMLKSFGAEYCIVGHSERRQYFGETDELINQKIQRLLASGIIPIYCCGESLEERESEKHFDVVGDQIQSALQGFQKDELKKIVIAYEPVWAIGTGVTATPEQAQEMHKFIREKLAQVLVDEAEEVSILYGGSVKPNNAKELFSQKDIDGGLIGGASLNATDFLEIIHSF, from the coding sequence ATGCGAAAAAAGATTGTTGCTGGAAACTGGAAGATGAACCTCACCAAAAACGAGGGATTGCTGCTGGTGGAAGGCGTTGTAAATGGGGTGAACGATTCGGACGCAAAAGTCGTTTTGGGTGTGCCTTTTCCCTTTATTTCTGATGCCGTTTCTGGGGTTGATGGAAGTGCCATTTCTGTGGCGGCACAGAATTGTCATCAAGAGGAAAAAGGAGCGTTTACAGGCGAGGTTTCTGTAGAAATGTTGAAGTCGTTCGGAGCGGAATATTGTATTGTGGGCCATTCGGAAAGACGGCAGTATTTCGGTGAAACGGACGAACTCATCAACCAGAAAATTCAGCGTTTACTTGCAAGTGGAATTATTCCGATCTATTGCTGTGGCGAATCTCTGGAAGAACGCGAATCCGAAAAGCATTTCGATGTTGTAGGAGATCAGATTCAATCTGCGCTTCAAGGATTCCAGAAGGATGAATTGAAGAAGATCGTCATCGCTTATGAACCCGTTTGGGCAATTGGAACAGGCGTTACCGCCACGCCCGAACAGGCGCAGGAAATGCACAAATTCATTCGAGAGAAATTGGCGCAAGTGCTGGTGGATGAGGCCGAAGAGGTTTCCATCCTTTACGGTGGAAGCGTGAAGCCGAACAATGCCAAGGAACTTTTCTCGCAAAAGGACATTGACGGTGGCCTGATTGGAGGGGCTTCACTCAATGCCACCGACTTTTTAGAAATCATTCATTCCTTCTGA
- a CDS encoding 50S ribosomal protein L11 methyltransferase: MAHVVLSIVVSPAEPGRDIVISELSDIGFEGFLETDEGVDAYIEEAELDLDAVEEVLSRIREAEFEVSFSASVAEEKNWNEEWEKNFDPVEIKDLCRIRAPFHEPRSGFKLEIVIMPKMSFGTGHHATTSLMTEYLMTTKVEGPLLDMGSGTAVLAIIARKLGVKDITAIDIDDWAFENAPENCELNDISDITILQGDASLLGEKKFNTILANINRNVLLEDIPKYANVLNANGQLFVSGFYSEDLNMIRDVAQKAGLIFNGNLEKNNWVSARFIKQ, translated from the coding sequence ATGGCACACGTGGTGCTTTCAATCGTGGTCAGTCCTGCTGAGCCGGGGCGCGACATTGTAATTTCCGAACTCAGCGACATTGGTTTTGAGGGATTTCTTGAAACGGATGAAGGCGTGGATGCTTACATCGAAGAAGCAGAACTCGATCTGGATGCAGTGGAGGAGGTTCTTTCCCGCATTCGCGAAGCAGAATTTGAGGTTTCCTTTTCCGCTTCGGTTGCTGAAGAGAAGAATTGGAACGAGGAATGGGAGAAGAATTTCGATCCGGTTGAGATCAAAGATCTGTGTCGCATCCGTGCGCCTTTCCATGAACCGAGATCGGGTTTCAAACTCGAAATTGTTATCATGCCGAAGATGAGTTTCGGAACGGGGCATCACGCCACCACATCGTTGATGACCGAATACCTGATGACAACCAAAGTAGAAGGTCCACTTTTGGATATGGGTTCGGGAACGGCCGTATTGGCTATCATCGCGCGCAAACTTGGCGTGAAGGACATCACCGCTATCGATATTGACGATTGGGCATTTGAGAACGCACCTGAAAACTGCGAGCTGAATGACATCAGCGACATCACTATTCTGCAAGGCGATGCAAGCCTCTTGGGCGAGAAGAAATTCAACACCATTCTGGCCAACATCAACCGAAACGTATTGCTGGAAGACATCCCGAAATACGCGAATGTGCTGAACGCGAACGGCCAGCTTTTTGTGAGCGGCTTTTATTCAGAAGACCTTAACATGATCCGTGATGTGGCTCAAAAAGCAGGTCTTATATTTAACGGAAATCTTGAAAAGAACAATTGGGTCTCAGCCCGATTCATCAAACAATAA